The following is a genomic window from Methanocella sp..
CGGCCGTCGAACTCTATGGTCTTTTTTATCGACGCGCCGTCGACCATATAATAAAATCGGGGCGGATAAAGCTCGAAGCCGTTTAGGAAAAAAAGCCCTTTATCCTGCAGGGCCCCTGCGTAGCGGTGTACGGAAATGTGCTCACCGTTAGCGTGCTCCTCGAGGCCGGATAAATATACCCGCCTGCCGGCCACGATTAGGCCGTGGTACTTACGGGTATTGCCGGCCAGGGACGAAGAACAATAGGCGTCGCCCGCCGTCAGCAGATACTCCTTACGCCTGGCGAACGTATAGCCGTGCAGGTCCCCGGAGAATCGGATCATGCGGGGGGCGGCAACTTGCAGACGCTGTCGTAGAGGGCCTGCTGCTTCTTTTTATATAACTCGATGGCCTCATCGTAAACACGCAGCGTATTTTTCGCCGCCATATCCCATGTGAAGCTCTCCAGGACATGCCGGCGGGCGTTGATGCCCATGCTCTTCCTTAGCTCCGGGTCCTTCAGCAGGATAATGGTGAACTTTGCCACGTCGCCAGGGTCATGCGGGTTAATGTGGAAGCCGCAGATATTGGGCCCGAACGGGATGACCTGCTCCCGGAACCCGGACGTGCCGGTCGCCCCCACGATCACGGGCTTGCCCATGGCCATGGCTTCCAGGCTCACGATGCCGAAGGGCTCGTATTTCGAGGGGAATATGGCGACGTCGCACGCCGCATAGTATTTTAGCCTCTCCTCCTCCGGGACATAGCTGAAATTGAATATGACATTCTCTTCCAGACTATTGGACGAGACGATCTGCTTAAGCATGCTCTCCTGCTCGCCCTTGCCCAGGATGACGAGCTTAGCGTCGGGCACCTCCTTGGCGATCTCCTTCATGGCCATGGTAAGCGTGTCCGCGCCCTTCACCCACGTAAGCCTTCCCACGAAGAAGATCATGGGCGAGTCGCCGACACCGATCTTCTCCCGGAACGCCTTGAGTTCCGCCGGAGAATATAGATCCGGGCGGTACTTGTCCGTATCCACGCCGTTATACACGACCCGTATCTTCTGCTCCGGATATCCCAGCTTGACCAGCTCGTCCCGCATCGCGTAGCTGACCGTGACGATGAGGTCGGCCTTCATGGCCGCCAGCCGCTCGATGTCCTTGACTGCGGCCGAGCCGCTGCCGGTGCGGCCCTGCTCGGTCGAGTGGTAGTGGACGACCAGCGGCAGGCCGAGGTTGCTTTTCGTGACAATCCCCGCGAGAAAGGCCAGCCAGTCGTGGGAAACGGCAATGTCGTACTGCTTTTTCTCGACGGCCACGAGGCTGTTCACCAGCTTGGAGGCGGACAGCATGTTATACAGGAGCGTTTCCGTGAAGAACTGCTGGCCTCTGGCGTCCCACCGCTGCACGTCGCCCGGGCTGACCACCGAGAGCACATCCGTCAGGTTCATCAGCTTCGGGCGGTGAACGTTCACGCCGTTCCAGTCGTCCTTGGTGGGGTCGTTGCCCGTATTCCTGGAAAATACGGTGACCTCGTTGCCGGTCCGGATGTACTCCTTCGTGATCTCCATCGCGTACGTGCCCAGCCCGCCCCGGAAAAAGGGCGGGAACTCATCCACAAAATATGCAAGCTTCACGGTAACACCTTTTTGTAAACATCCATCATTTTTCTCGCACTTACTTCCCACCGGAACAGGCGGTCGACCTTCTTCC
Proteins encoded in this region:
- a CDS encoding glycosyltransferase family 4 protein, which translates into the protein MKLAYFVDEFPPFFRGGLGTYAMEITKEYIRTGNEVTVFSRNTGNDPTKDDWNGVNVHRPKLMNLTDVLSVVSPGDVQRWDARGQQFFTETLLYNMLSASKLVNSLVAVEKKQYDIAVSHDWLAFLAGIVTKSNLGLPLVVHYHSTEQGRTGSGSAAVKDIERLAAMKADLIVTVSYAMRDELVKLGYPEQKIRVVYNGVDTDKYRPDLYSPAELKAFREKIGVGDSPMIFFVGRLTWVKGADTLTMAMKEIAKEVPDAKLVILGKGEQESMLKQIVSSNSLEENVIFNFSYVPEEERLKYYAACDVAIFPSKYEPFGIVSLEAMAMGKPVIVGATGTSGFREQVIPFGPNICGFHINPHDPGDVAKFTIILLKDPELRKSMGINARRHVLESFTWDMAAKNTLRVYDEAIELYKKKQQALYDSVCKLPPPA